Part of the Cuniculiplasma divulgatum genome, GTTGGTTCTCAAAAAACTTAATCATCTCATTTAAAGGAATTGATCTTCCCCTGTGCAAATAGACAGATTCATTTTCAATATCCCTCGCAGACATGCTTTCTATGTTGATGTTTGCAATTGTGTAGAACTCTTCCTCGTCTTCATATTTGTCGCAGATGTACATATACGGGATTTTAAAAACGCCAGATTTTTCTTTGCCACCTGATATGAAATTACTCTGACCAGGTCCATCACCGATGAACTGTTTTGAAATTATGGGAACTGAAACGCCTTCATATTCCATTATGGAGAACAGGGAAGACCGTTTCTTTCCCAGAAAACTAACTTCATCCATGTTCCATTGAAAATTTGTTAGGATTATAGATATTTTTTCAATTGCTGACTCCCTGAATTCCCTCAACGCTTTGAAACCATGCATATTTAACCAGAGTACAATTCCCTCTTCTGGATCGTTTTTCATTATTATTTTTTCCAGATTTTCCCTGAAATTCTCTACCATAATGATTCTCTCTCCCTTTAATATAGGTATCAAGAGTCCTTCGATCACATCTGGACAGGATGTTGGTTCTTTCTGGACTGCAAATGCCTGGTTCTTCCTCATTGGAAAGAGGTCCATTGTTAGCTTCAATGCAGAAATTACTTTCTTAAATGTATAATTCAGGAAAGTAAATGATGAATCTTTTTTCCACTGTATTTCAGATATTGCTATAT contains:
- a CDS encoding AMP-binding protein, whose translation is MGDIDPEEIRSVDDILDYIVENFESDPVAGYGNNLWSYRQFSDMVKSLASSMIENFPMKKGQRVLIILPPSYQLLLSYFALWRNGVSAIPLDVKTPLELIDKIATSGKISGIITYDSLFSHINRDETSNIYNILTSSSEFRSIISKRNPDMDDYRIRGTRQRAVMEEMCYNEAKEGEHIDIFTDIAISEIQWKKDSSFTFLNYTFKKVISALKLTMDLFPMRKNQAFAVQKEPTSCPDVIEGLLIPILKGERIIMVENFRENLEKIIMKNDPEEGIVLWLNMHGFKALREFRESAIEKISIILTNFQWNMDEVSFLGKKRSSLFSIMEYEGVSVPIISKQFIGDGPGQSNFISGGKEKSGVFKIPYMYICDKYEDEEEFYTIANINIESMSARDIENESVYLHRGRSIPLNEMIKFFENQLHVKNCALLQDKDDWRIIDIILDKKTAIPTKININDEVPDLLLPLKIIKNN